The nucleotide sequence CGGGCGCCAAGAGAGGTCCGTGCGCCGTTCCTGCCGCGCGGCGCCCCGTACACTCTTGCCCATGAGCACCGACTTTCTCGCTCTCCTCTCCCGTCTGCCCGGCAGTTATTCCGGCCCCCAGCGCCCCGAACCCGCTCCCTACGCGGTGGTCGGCGTGGGCGAAGGCACCCTGGCCGCCCAGCTGGCGAGCGTGCTGCCCGGCGTGACGGGCAACTTTACCCGCACCGGCACCCAGTTCGTGCTGTCCAGCCCCGACAGTCAGGACGCGGCGCGAACCTACGCCGAACTCGCCGAGGTGGCGGGCGCGGCGGTGCGGCGCGTGACGACCGGGGGCGCGGCGCACGAGGTGGACGTGCTGGTGCCCGGCGGGGCGCTGGCGACCTACCACTTCGCCCAGGCGCTCGCCTACGCCACCGGTCACGCCGAGGACGCGCAGGAAGCCGAGCGGCTGCTGGCTGACCTCGCCACGCGCTGCGGCCCCGATGCGGGGGAGGACAACCCGGCCCGCACGCTCGCCTGGAGTCTGTGGGGCCGCGCTCCGCTGCTGCTCGCCGCGCCCGACGCCGACGCGCTTCCGCAGGCGTGGCAGCAACTGCTCGCCCGCATGGGCAAGACGCTGGGGGTGCCGGTGCTGGGCGACCCTCTCCCCGTCGTCACCGGCGCGTTCGAGGCCCAGCACGAACACGGCGACGGGCGCCTCGCCCTGCTGCTCGGGGACCTCGACCCCGCGCTGGCCGTGGCCCGCGAGGTGCTGGAATCGCGCATCGACGAGGTGATTCACGTGCCCTTCCCGGGTGAAAGCGAAAGCGCCTACGCCGGACAGCTCGCCCTGTGGTATTTCGGCGCGTGGGTGGCGGCCTACCTCGCCGAGCGCTACGGCCTGACGGCGGGCGACGTGCCGGTGCTGGGCCGCGCCCAGGCGGTGCTGGCCGGTGAGGAAGGCGAAGACCACCTCCGCGCCGAGCGTGATGAAGTGTCTCCGCGCCGCACCGCGCTGGAGGAGGACTGGGACGCGGAGGAAGGGGACGCGAACGACCGCGACCTCCGGGACGACGAGGATTGATACGGATTCCGATTGAATCTGGTAGTTTCAGATTCAATCCGACTTGCAAAGCTGCGCAGCAGAGCGGATGCGAGTAGGAAAAAATACGGGTTACGCGATATGGATGCACAGGCGGCGCCTTCCCAACTGTATAGGCCCGACTGTGCAGGAATTAAGCGGAATCCGTACGAGGGGACGTCCCCCTCTCCTCAGCCACCCCCTTCCTCAGCGCCCCTTTGTCCCGGTCCTCACCGGGCGTCCGGCGTCCTCGCTAGAGCATTTGACAAAAAGACGCAACGTCTTTTTGGCGAGCGGACTGGGACAGCTCGCAGAGAGCGAGTGCAAAACACTGAGCAGGGCGGACTTGCAAAGCTGCGCAGCAGAGAATGGAGTGATGCGGGGTGCCGTTCCGCGCATCACGTCATTCGGAGAACTGCTCTAAGCTGAACCCATGACCGTCGCGGGCCAGCTTCTCGACAACGGCACGCGGCTGGTGCGGGTGCTGGGGCGCGGCTCACACAGCGTCGTGTATCTGGCGGTGACGGGGCGGGGGCAGGTGCGGGCCGTCAAGGTCTTTCCGCCTGACCTCGCCGCCTTCGCGCAGCGCGAGTACGAGCACGGCGTGGGGCTGCTGCACCCCCGGCTCGCCCCGGTGCTCGCGCGTGGGCAGATCGGGGGGCAGCCGATGCTGCTGGTCGCCTACGCGCGGGGCCAGGTGCTGTTCGAGCGTTACCGGCGGCGTCCGGCGCTGGAGCGTGACCGCCGGGCCTACCTGCTGACCCTGACGCATGTCCTCGAAGCCCTGGCCTACCTGCACGGGCGCGGCATCCTGCACCGCGACGTCAAGCCCGACAACGTGATGGTCGAGGAGGACGGCAGCGCCAAACTGGTGGACTACGACCTCAGCGGCCCGGTGGGGGAGGCGACAGGCGCAGGGCTGCGCATCGGCACCCCGGCCTTCCAGAGTCCCGAGGCAGGCCGGGGCGAAGCGCAGGGGCCGGAAAGCGACCTGTACAGCGTGGGCATCCTGCTGTACTGGGGCCTGCACGGGCAATTGCCCCAGCCCGGCGAACCCGCGCCCTCCTGCACCGACCCGCTGGTGCGCCTGCGGGAGCATCTGCTGGCCCCCGACCGCTCGGCCCGTCCCAGCGACGCGGCGCAGGTGTGGCGGGAAGTGCTGCATCTGGCCGAGGGAACGCTGTCCTGACCCTGGGCCACCGGGATTCACTCAGTGCGTCAATACGGATTCCGCTTAATTCCTGCACAGGCGGGCCTATACAGTTGGGAAGGCGCCGCCTGTGCATCCATATCGCGGAATCACCTCGGGTGCGGCGGCAAATGAGTGTTCAACCGAGGCGCAAACCATGTTGTGGGGGACCTTTTGCTCGGCGCTGTGGAAAGCGATCGGAAGTGAAATCCATCCGGCGAGGGGGGACATCCACGCGATGACGAGGGCAGGACTGGAAGGCGGAGACCGCTCCCGCGCTCTGCACGGCATTTTTACCTTCCCACTACCGCGAATCTCGCCGCACCCGAGGTGAATCCGTATTTTTTCCTACTCGCATCCGCTCTGCTGCGCAGCTTTGCAAGTCGGATTGAATCTGAAACGACCAGATTCAATCGGAATCCGTATCAAGGCTCCCAGGCCCGCGCCGGGCCACCCGCCAGCAGGTCGAGGTCATCGAGCAATCGGGCGTACAGCTCGCCGGGCAGCCGGGCGTCCGCTGCGGCCAGAAGCAGCAGTTCCTCTACCGTGTCGGCTTCCAGCCTGCCGCCCGCCCACACCAGCGCCGCCCGCCCCTCTCCGGCGAGAAGCTGCGCGGTGTCCCCGGCTGCCCCGGTCTGCCACAGTGGCCGCATCAGCGCAATCTATCGCCGTAATGCTGGCGCAGCTTGGCGACCTTGGGCGAGATGACGGCCATGCAGTAGCCCTGGCCGGGGTTGTTCTTGTAGTAGTTCTGGTGGTACGCCTCGGCCACGTAGAAGGTGCTCGCCGGTTCGATGCTGGTCACGATGGGCCGCCCGAAGGTGTTCTCGGCAGTGAGCTGACCGATCAGTTCGCGGGCCGTTTCTTCCTGTGCCCGGCTCAGCGGAAACAGGGCGCTGCGGTACTGGGTGCCCACGTCGGCGCCCTGACGGTTGAGGGTGGTGGGGTCGTGGGTGGCGAAAAACAGCCCCAGCAGGTCGCGGTAACTCACCTGCGCCGGGTCGAAGGTCACGCGCACCGCCTCGGCGTGCCCGGTCTGGCCGCCGCACACCGAGCGGTAGTCGGGGTTGGGCACACTGCCGCCGATATACCCGCTCTCGACCTGTTCCACGCCGCGCAGGTCCTGCATCACGGCCTCGGTACACCAGAAGCAGCCTCCGGCGAAAATGGCCTGCTCCAGCGGGCGGTCAGTCTGGGCGTGGTCGGGCAGAGTTTTATCGGGGCGGGGTGCGTTGTCCTGGGTCATGTGTCCATTGTGCTCCCGACGGCCCGCGCCGAGGGGATGCTGCCCCACCATGAGGCGGGCTTTATACGGATTCCGCTTAATTCCTGCACAGTCGGGAAAGCGCCGCCTGTGCATCCATATCGCGGAATCCGTATTTTTTCCTACTCGCATCCGCTCTGCTGCGCAGCTTTGCAAGTCGGATTGAATCTGAAACTACCAGATTCAATCGGAATCCGTATTAGACCTTTCACAGTTTCGCCCCCCCGCGCCCGTCCCCGGCAGGACACGCGGTTAGAGCATTTGACAAAAAGACGCAACGTCTTTTTGGCGAGCGGACTGGGACAGCTCGAAGAGAGCGAGTGCAAAACACTGAGCAGGGCGGACTTGCAAAGCTGCGAAGCAGAGAATGGAGTGATGCGGGGTGCCGTTCCGCGCATCACGTAATTCGGAGAACTGCTCTAGACTCGCCGCATGTCTTTGCCTCCCCTCGCGCTCAGCCATGAGCACCTGCAAAAACTGGTGACCGCTGACCTGGTGCGGCCCGACCACCTGCTCGGCGCCCACCCCACCACCGAAGGCGGCGTTCAGGGCGTGCGTTTCGCCGTGTGGGCACCGAGCGCCCAGCATGTCAGTGTGGTGGGCGATTTCAACGGCTGGGACGGCTTTTCGCATCCCATGCAGCGCCTCGACTTCGGCTTCTGGGGGGTCTTCGTGCCGGGGGCCGAACAGGGCCAGCGCTACAAGTTCCGCGTGACCGGGCAGGATGGGCGCACGGTGGACAAGGCCGACCCTTACGGCACCTTTTTCGAGGTGCGTCCCCAGACCGCCAGCATCGTGTGGCAGCGCGGCTTCGAGTGGACCGACGGCGAGTGGCTCGCGCAGCGGGTGCGGCGCGGGCAAGCACTGGAGCAGCCGGTCAGCATCTACGAGTGCCACGTGGGGTCGTGGGCGCGGCGCGACGACGGCTGGTTCCTGAACTGGCGCGACCTCGCGCACCGGCTGGGCGAGTACGTGACCTATATGGGCTACACGCACGTCGAACTGCTCGGCGTGATGGAGCACCCTTTCGACGGCTCCTGGGGCTATCAGGTCACGGGCTACTACGCCCCGACGAGTCGCCTGGGCAACCCGGAAGATTTCAAATATCTGGTCAACCACCTGCACGGCCTGGGCATCGGCGTCCTGCTGGACTGGGTGCCGGGCCATTTTCCCACCGACGAGTTCGCCTTGGCGCACTTCGACGGCTCGCCGCTCTACGAGTACGCCGACCCGCGCAAGGGCTTTCACCAGGACTGGAACACCTACATCTTCGACTACGGGCGCAACGAGGTCGTGATGTTCCTCATCGGCTCGGCGCTCAAATGGCTTCAGGACTTTCACGTGGACGGCCTGCGGGTGGACGCGGTGGCCTCCATGCTTTATCTGGACTTTTCGCGGACCGAGTGGGTCCCGAATATTCATGGCGGGCGCGAGAACCTCGAAGCCATCGCCTTTCTCAAGCGCCTGAACGAAGTCGCGCACCACATGGCCCCCGGCTGCCTGATGATCGCCGAGGAAAGTACGTCCTTTCCGGGCATCACCACGCCGACCCCCGAGGGCCTGGGCTTCGACTACAAGTGGGCGATGGGCTGGATGAACGACTCGCTGGCGTACTTCAAGCAGGACCCGCTGTGGCGCAAGTACGACCACCACAAGCTGACCTTTTTCAACGTCTACCGCACCAGCGAAAACTACGTGCTCGCCATCAGCCACGACGAGGTCGTTCACCTGAAAAAACCGATGGTCCTCAAGCACCCCGGCGACTGGTACGCGCAGCGGGCCGACTACCGCGCTTTTCTGGCGCTGATGTGGACCACGCCCGGCAAGAAGCTGCTGTTCATGGGCCAGGACTTCGCGCAGGGCACCGAGTGGAACCACGATGTAGCGCTCCCCTGGTACCACGCCGAGCAGCCCGACCACCGGGGCGTCATGAACCTGGTGCGGCGCCTGAACGCCCTGTACGTGGGCCGTCCCGACTGGCACGCGGGCGACGCCCGTGAGGAAGGCATGGCCTGGATTGCTGCCGACGACACCGACGCTTCGGTCTATGCGTTTGTCCGGCGCGACCCGCGCGGCGCGGCCTGGAGTCTGGTGGTCGCCAACCTGACCCCGGTCTACCGTGAGGGCTACGCGGTGGGCGTGCCACAGGGCGGCGAGTACCGGGTCGTGCTCTCCACCGACGACGGCGAGTTCGGCGGCTTCGGCACCCAGCAGCCCGACCTCATGGCCCGTGAGGAAGCCGCCCACGGCCAGACCCACCGCCTGCACCTGAACCTGCCCCCGAGCAGCGTGCTGGTACTGGAACCCGTGCAGCCCGCCGCTCCCGCCCTGTCGCCCGTGCCGTCCCTGACGCCCGAACAGGTGGAAGCGGCGCGGCAATCGGCCCAGGCTGTGCAACTAGAGCGGGCCGTCTCGCCCCAGCCCAACGAGCAAAAGCGCCTGATTGCCGACACCCCCGCCCGCGTGGACGGTCCGAGCGTTCCGGCAGATGCCGAACCCCTGACCGCTGAACCTGCCGACCCGGAAGGCGGGGAAAAGGCTTGAACCGCGCAGGCCCCGGCCCCCTGACCGCCGTCAGCCTGCTGCTTCTGCTGCTGCTCGCTGGGTTGCTGCTCTGGCCGCTGCTGAGTGGTGGCCCCCCTCCGAGTCCGTACCTGATTGCGGGGCTGCTGTTTGCCCGGCTGGGCCTGCAAGTCTGGCGGGCGCAGCGCGACGAGCGGCTCAAGCGGCCTTCGAGTTGGGCCATAGACCTGCTGCTGATTGCGCTGCTGCTGTGGGTGGCGAGCAATCAATGACGAAAAAGGGGGCGCGGCAGCCTGGGTCTTTTCCCCCGCTGCCGCGCTCCCTTTTCCCTGTTCTCAGCCCTGCGCCACCAGATCGGCATATTCGGCGTGCTTCTCGATGTAGCCGCGAATAAAAGCGCATGACGGCACCACTTGCTTGCCTGCCGCGCGGATATCGTCCAGCGCGAAGCGGGCAAGCTGGCTGCCCAGGCCCTCGCCTTCGTGGTCAGGGTTGACAACGGTGTGCGGCATCACGACGTTTTCCCCCTCCTGGCGGTACTCGGCGAATCCGACGACCTCGTCGCCCAGGACGATTTCATAGCGGCTCTGCTGCTCGTTTTTACGGAGTTCTGGCATGGGGGCAGTCTACCTTCCTTTCCGCCGCACCTTTACTCTGATTTGCGTGAAAGTCGTCATCAGCGTGGATATGGAAGGCATTTGTGGGGTCGCGTCGTGGGTGCAGGTCAGCCCGCCCGAGTTCGGGGGACCGGTGAGCGGCAGCGAGTATGAAAAGGCCAGGATTCAGATGACCCGCGAGGCCGCCGCCGCTGCCGAGGGTGCCTTTGCAGCGGGTGCAAGTGAGGTGCTGGTCAACGACAGCCACGACACCATGCGCAACCTCTTGCCCGAGTTGCTGCCCGAGCGGGTGCGCTACACCACCGGCAACGACAAGCCGCTGAGCATGGTGCAGGGCGTACAGGAAAGCGGCGTGGGGGCGCTGCTGTTTGTCGGCTACCACGCCCGCGCCGGGAGTATGCGCGGCCCCCTGGCGCACACCTGGAACGGGTTTGTCCGCAACGTGCGGGTCGGCGGCGTGGACACGGGCGAGTACGGTCTCAACGCGCTGCTGGCGGGGCAGTACGGCGTGCCTGTCGCTTTTGCGTCCGGCGACGACGTCGCCATGAACGAAATCCGCGCCGAACTGGGCGAGGGGGTCGAGACGGTGGCGGTCAAGGAAGGGCTGAGCAGCTTCGCCGCCCTTCACCTGCACCCCGCAGAAGCCGTGCGCCGCATCCGGGCCGGGGCCGAAGCCGGGGTGCGCCGCGCCGCCTCGCTTGCTCCCCACGTCACCCGCTGGCCCGCGCCCTGCCAGCTCAGTTTCGACCACCAATCCCGCGCCGACGCCTGCGAGCGCGTGCCGGGCATCACCCGCGTGGACGCCGTGACGGTGGGCTGGGAAAGCGACAGCGCCTATCACCTGTTCCAGACCTTCCGCCTGCTGGCGAAGGTGGCCGAGGTGCGGCTGGACGGCTGAAGCCCGGCCTGGCGGCTGGGAAGTGGCCCTTCCCGCTCATCCCCCGTCAGGTCCGGCGCCCTAGCCTGCCTTCATGCGACAGCTTCAGATGGTGGCGGCCCTGGCCCTGATGTCTCTTTCCGGTACGGTGGGCGCGACCACCTGGGCCGGGGCGGACGTGAGTAAGGCGGGTTACGGCGTGCGGCTGGGCAGTTCGCTGCTGGCCGTACCGCGTATCGGGGCGCTGGGCGTCGAAGGCAGTGCCGAGAAGGGCTGGCAGGGTGCAAACCGCTACGCCGCCGCGCTGACCCTGCGCGACCTCAACCTGCCGCTGACGAAGGTGGACGCCTTCGCCAGCGCGGGCGCCGAGTATCGCCAGGGCCTCAACCTCTACGCGGAAGGCGGCCTGCGCGGGCCGGTGCTGGGACCGCTGGGCTGGCGGGCCTACGCCCGGGGCACCCTGACCGGGCACTTCGGGGCCGGGGTGGGCCTGGAACTGCGGTTCTGAATTGCCCGGTCAGGGCGTGGAGGAACCTTCTTCCAGCCTGGGGCCACCTGTCCTCTTCTCGTCCTCGGCGCGTTCCTGCGGAAAGACGGTGCTCTTGTCGTCCGCGTAAATGGCGTCCTCTTCCTGCTGCGCGGCATGGACACCCCGGTCGCGGTAGCTGTAGAGCTTGCCGTCCAGGCCCGTGATCTCGATGGTGTAGGCGCTCAGGCGCTCGTCGTCAATGCGGATGACGCTGCTCTTGACCGTATCGGACATTTCGGCGGGCAGATTGTAGTCCCCGAGCGCCGCCGAGTCGCACGGCTGGCCCGCAACCGCAGCGGGGAGCGTGCCGTCGCCCTCGGGCCGGGTCCGCAGAGCTTCGAGGCTGCGCGCACAGGACCGCAGGTAAAACTCGGCGTCCTGCTGCACTTTGACGTCTGTTGAGGCCTTTTTTTCCGCTGCGGTGTCACACCCGACGAGCAGGCAGCCGCTCAAGACCAGGCTTGCGCCCAGCCGCTGTATTTTCAACATGTTGGGAGTCTAGAGCCGGGGCCGCTCTTCTTCATAGACGCGGGTGGTGGTGCGCCCGAAATAGGGGATGCGGTAGTTCACGCGGTCCATAGAGGGAATCCCGGGGCCGCCGAACATGATGGCGAGGCTGCCCCCGAGCAGCAGCAGCGGCAGCTCCAGCCCCGCCGGAGCGAAGAAGGTGCGCCCCCAGTGGACATACCAGATGGCGCCGAACATGATGCAGCTGAGCAAAAACGCCACCGTGCGGGCCGCCAGCCCCAGAAACAGCAGCACGCCGCCGACGGTTTCGATGGTGGCGACGAGCGGCGCGGTCAGCAGCGGATAGGGCACGTCCCAGGCCCGGAACTGCTCGACCAGCGGGCTGAGGTCGCCCCAGGTGATTTTCTGAATTCCGTGGGCCACGAACACCACACCCAGCACCAGCCGGAGAAGCGCAAGACCGATTTCTGGTTGACGGGCCATGTCCGCCAGTGTAGCAGTCGGCTTCCAGCCTCCGCGTTCTCATAAATCTGTCCTCAAGTCCGGCACACCTGCCCGCTGTGGCGGGGGACTACAGTGCCTGCCATGACCGGACGCCGCAGTGACGAACAGACCGACATCCCCCAGCAGCAGCGCAGCACCGATTCCGAAAGCGCCACCAAGTTCCCCACCCCGCAGTCGGGCGTGGTGCAGGACGGCCCCGGCACCGCCGACGCAGGCGTGGAACAGGGCGGAATGCTCGACGAACACGGCAACTATGTTTCGGACGACACCAACGTCCTCGACGCTCCGCTGGAAGGCGGCACCCAGAGCGAGCCATACGGATTTCGCTAAATTCCTGCACAGTCGGAACTACACCGCCTG is from Deinococcus wulumuqiensis R12 and encodes:
- a CDS encoding SIS domain-containing protein, which gives rise to MSTDFLALLSRLPGSYSGPQRPEPAPYAVVGVGEGTLAAQLASVLPGVTGNFTRTGTQFVLSSPDSQDAARTYAELAEVAGAAVRRVTTGGAAHEVDVLVPGGALATYHFAQALAYATGHAEDAQEAERLLADLATRCGPDAGEDNPARTLAWSLWGRAPLLLAAPDADALPQAWQQLLARMGKTLGVPVLGDPLPVVTGAFEAQHEHGDGRLALLLGDLDPALAVAREVLESRIDEVIHVPFPGESESAYAGQLALWYFGAWVAAYLAERYGLTAGDVPVLGRAQAVLAGEEGEDHLRAERDEVSPRRTALEEDWDAEEGDANDRDLRDDED
- a CDS encoding serine/threonine-protein kinase → MTVAGQLLDNGTRLVRVLGRGSHSVVYLAVTGRGQVRAVKVFPPDLAAFAQREYEHGVGLLHPRLAPVLARGQIGGQPMLLVAYARGQVLFERYRRRPALERDRRAYLLTLTHVLEALAYLHGRGILHRDVKPDNVMVEEDGSAKLVDYDLSGPVGEATGAGLRIGTPAFQSPEAGRGEAQGPESDLYSVGILLYWGLHGQLPQPGEPAPSCTDPLVRLREHLLAPDRSARPSDAAQVWREVLHLAEGTLS
- the msrA gene encoding peptide-methionine (S)-S-oxide reductase MsrA, which encodes MTQDNAPRPDKTLPDHAQTDRPLEQAIFAGGCFWCTEAVMQDLRGVEQVESGYIGGSVPNPDYRSVCGGQTGHAEAVRVTFDPAQVSYRDLLGLFFATHDPTTLNRQGADVGTQYRSALFPLSRAQEETARELIGQLTAENTFGRPIVTSIEPASTFYVAEAYHQNYYKNNPGQGYCMAVISPKVAKLRQHYGDRLR
- a CDS encoding 1,4-alpha-glucan branching enzyme — its product is MSLPPLALSHEHLQKLVTADLVRPDHLLGAHPTTEGGVQGVRFAVWAPSAQHVSVVGDFNGWDGFSHPMQRLDFGFWGVFVPGAEQGQRYKFRVTGQDGRTVDKADPYGTFFEVRPQTASIVWQRGFEWTDGEWLAQRVRRGQALEQPVSIYECHVGSWARRDDGWFLNWRDLAHRLGEYVTYMGYTHVELLGVMEHPFDGSWGYQVTGYYAPTSRLGNPEDFKYLVNHLHGLGIGVLLDWVPGHFPTDEFALAHFDGSPLYEYADPRKGFHQDWNTYIFDYGRNEVVMFLIGSALKWLQDFHVDGLRVDAVASMLYLDFSRTEWVPNIHGGRENLEAIAFLKRLNEVAHHMAPGCLMIAEESTSFPGITTPTPEGLGFDYKWAMGWMNDSLAYFKQDPLWRKYDHHKLTFFNVYRTSENYVLAISHDEVVHLKKPMVLKHPGDWYAQRADYRAFLALMWTTPGKKLLFMGQDFAQGTEWNHDVALPWYHAEQPDHRGVMNLVRRLNALYVGRPDWHAGDAREEGMAWIAADDTDASVYAFVRRDPRGAAWSLVVANLTPVYREGYAVGVPQGGEYRVVLSTDDGEFGGFGTQQPDLMAREEAAHGQTHRLHLNLPPSSVLVLEPVQPAAPALSPVPSLTPEQVEAARQSAQAVQLERAVSPQPNEQKRLIADTPARVDGPSVPADAEPLTAEPADPEGGEKA
- a CDS encoding GNAT family N-acetyltransferase, translating into MPELRKNEQQSRYEIVLGDEVVGFAEYRQEGENVVMPHTVVNPDHEGEGLGSQLARFALDDIRAAGKQVVPSCAFIRGYIEKHAEYADLVAQG
- a CDS encoding M55 family metallopeptidase produces the protein MKVVISVDMEGICGVASWVQVSPPEFGGPVSGSEYEKARIQMTREAAAAAEGAFAAGASEVLVNDSHDTMRNLLPELLPERVRYTTGNDKPLSMVQGVQESGVGALLFVGYHARAGSMRGPLAHTWNGFVRNVRVGGVDTGEYGLNALLAGQYGVPVAFASGDDVAMNEIRAELGEGVETVAVKEGLSSFAALHLHPAEAVRRIRAGAEAGVRRAASLAPHVTRWPAPCQLSFDHQSRADACERVPGITRVDAVTVGWESDSAYHLFQTFRLLAKVAEVRLDG
- a CDS encoding DoxX family protein, whose product is MARQPEIGLALLRLVLGVVFVAHGIQKITWGDLSPLVEQFRAWDVPYPLLTAPLVATIETVGGVLLFLGLAARTVAFLLSCIMFGAIWYVHWGRTFFAPAGLELPLLLLGGSLAIMFGGPGIPSMDRVNYRIPYFGRTTTRVYEEERPRL